In the genome of Massilia sp. W12, the window GATGGCGGAAAATACGGCGCAGCATTTCGATGATTTGGAAATCAGCATTCCTGAATTTGAGAAAAATCGACATCTGCCGATGAACCGCCTGTTTGGCGCATGTGTCGCACAGAAGAAAAAGGAAAATTTTCCTGCCAACTTGGCGCCTGCCGTTATGCACGCGGCTTTGCATAAGCAGGCGTATCCGCTGACTTTCTATCGCGCTGCGCTGTTACGTTGCAGCATAGAAAGGCAAGTTACCTGGGTGCGTGCTGCAATCATAAAAGCATGCTTATTGCGCCAATGGCGCGAAAACAACTCTCAATCATTTGCAAAGGATTACCTCGTGAGCTTGAATAGCAATCTTCCTGAGCAGCAAAAGCCTGCTTACAGCTTAGGCCGCCTGTTTGCTGTATATGAAAAAATCCAAAAGGATGCAGTAGATCCCAACTCAGGGATACGTGAACGCTGGTTTGCAACTGCAATGCATACGCCTGTCAGAGCTTTTCCCAATCTGGAGGCTTTGAGCGTGTTTCACTTGGCCAAGCTGAGAAAACAAAGCAAATCCTATGGAAATTTTGTTACTTATGGGAATTTGATTGATGAAATCATGGGCGATATACCAGATGGTTTTCCTGACAAATTAGACCTTGAAAAACAGGGCTTGTTTTGCGTCGGTTATCACCATCAGCGTCAAATGCTTTACAAGAGCAAGAGCAAGGAGGCTGCAACAGATGTCGCAGTGACAGCATAAATCCTTCGATCAGCTACAAAACAGTATTGAAAATCCCATTACCCAAAAACAGGAATACACGATGAGCAATCTGATCACCCGCCGCTACGACTTTGTTTTTTTATTTGACGTGAAAGATGGCAACCCGAACGGAGACCCGGATGCAGATAATCATCCGCGCACAGATCCGCAGACTGGCGAAGGTTTGGTCACAGATGTGTCACTCAAGCGCAAGATCCGCAACTTTGTCGGCCTGCTCAAAGGATGTAATGCGCCACACGATATCTATGTCAAAGAAAAAGCCGTCTTGAATCAAATTCATGAGCGCGCATATGCCGCAATCGGCGTCAAAGATGATGCAAAAGAAGACGTGAAAGAGAAAAAGCGCAAAGGTGGCGGAGACGATGTGGATAATGCCCGCAAATGGATGTGCCAGAATTTTTATGATGTGCGTACTTTCGGCGCGGTGATGTCCACCGGTGTGAATGCAGGTCAAGTGCGAGGCCCGGTACAACTCACCTTTGCACGCTCCATTGACCCTATCGAATGCCTGGATCACTCAATCACACGTATGGCCATCGCGAGTGAGAAAGAAGCAGAGAAACAAGAGGGAGAAAACCGGACGATGGGCCGAAAAAGCACTGTCTCTTATGGACTTTACCGCTCACATGGCTTTGTTTCCAGCTTCCTTGCGCGTCAAACCGGTTTTTCGCAAGACGACCTCGATTTGCTTTGGCAATCTTTGCAATATATGTTCGAGCATGATCGTTCTGCCGCACGCGGTGAAATGAATACGCGTGGTTTATATGTGTTCGAGCATGAATCTGAACTTGGCAATGCGCATGCGCATCGTTTGTTTGAGCGCATCAAGATCGAATTGGCTGAAGGCAAGCATGAAGCGCGCAACTTCGCTGATTATGTCGTCAGCGTGAATGAGGCAGATCTGCCGCCGGGTGTGCGCTTAATCCGGTTTGAGTAAGTCAGGCAGGCGATGTCAGACAATTTATTCCCCGCGCCGCCGCTTCCGCCTGAAGCAGCCGAGCCGCTCATGCTCAGCGCCTTGCAGCACTACGCCTACTGCCCGCGTCAATGCGCCTTGATCCATATCGAACAGGCGTTCGCTGAAAACGTGCACACCTTGCGCGGCCAGGCGGCGCACCGGCTGGCCGATATTCCCGGCGCCGAGAAGCGTCCCGGGGTGCGGATTGAACGCGCCCTGCCGGTGTGGAGTGAGACGCTGGGCATCAGCGGGCGTTGCGATGTGGTGGAATTTCTGGCCGACGGCACGCCTTATCCGGTCGAATACAAACACGGCGCGCGGCGGGACAAATTGCATGACGACATCCAGCTTGCCGCGCAAGCGCTGTGTTTGGAAGAAATGTTTGGCAAGCCTGTCCCGCAAGGCGCGATTTATCACGCCAGTTCAAAGCGGCGGCGCGTGGTGGAAATCAGCCCGGACTTACGCGCCCAGACCCGCGACACGATAGAGGCAGTGCGCGCGATGTTGCAAGCAGGCGTGATTCCAGCGCCGCAATATGATGCGCGCTGTAAAGAATGTTCGCTGCAACACATCTGCCAACCGCAGATGCAGAGCGCGTCAGCGCGCCGGCAAAGTTTGCGCGCCGCCTTATTCGATGTGGAAAAGGAATAAGCATGCAAACCCTGCTCAATACCCTGTATGTCACCAGTCCGGAAGCGTATTTGAAACTGGAAAATGACACGGTGCGGATTGAAATTGAACGTGAAAAGCGCCTGCAAGTGCCGCTGCATCATTTGAGCGGCGTGGTCTGTTTTGGCCACACCATGTTAAGCCCGGCGCTGATGCACCGCTTGGCGCAAGAGGGCAAAAGCCTGGTCTTGCTGGATGAAGCCGGGCGTTTTCAGGCGCGCCTGGAAGGCCCATGCAGCGGCAATATATTGCTGCGCCAGGCGCAATTTACGCGCGCGCAAGATGCTGCGGTTTGCCTGCAACTGGCGCAAGCGATGATCGCCGGCAAAATCCGCAATGCGCGCCAGGTGCTGCTGCGCGCCGCGCGTGAAAACCCCGACAGCCAGGAGCGCGCCGATCTGGAGCGCGCCGCCGCCGATTTGGCGGCTTCCCTGCGCGCGCTGGCGGCTGCGCAAGAGGTGGAGCAAGTACGCGGCATTGAGGGGGAAGCGGCGCGCCAGTATTTTGCCTGTATGAATCTGCTGATCAAGCCGGCCATGCGCACCCAATTCCAATTTGCCGGACGCAATCGCCGCCCGCCGCGCGATGCGCTGAATGCCTTGCTGTCTTTTTTGTACAGTATGTTGATGAATGATTGCCGTTCCGCCTTGGAAGCCGTGGGTTTGGATGTGCAGCAGGGATTTTTACATGCTGTGCGCCCGGGCCGCGCCGCGCTGGCGCTGGATTTGATGGAAGAATTCCGCGCCGTGCTGGCGGATCGCTTAGCGTTGACCTTGATTAACCGGGGCCAGCTCAAGGGGACGGATTTTATTCAGCGTGAAGGTGGCGCAGTGAGTCTTGAAGGCGATGCGCGCCGCCTGGTGGTGACAGCCTATCAGGAGCGCAAGCAGGAGATGTTGCAGCATCCTGTACTGGAGCAACAAACCGCAATCGGTTTATTGCCGATGCTGCAGGCGCGCTTGCTGGCGCGCGCGGTGCGCGGCGAAGCGCTGGATTATGTGCCGTTTTTATGGAAATAAGCGCATGCTGACCCTGGTGACTTATGACGTCAACACCGAGACCAAAGAAGGCCGGCGCCGCTTGCGCCGCGTGGCCAAGGTGTGTGAAAGCGTGGGCCAGCGCGTGCAATTATCGGTCTTTGAATGTCAGGTGGATCAGGCCGGTTTTGAAGAATTGGAACGCCGCCTGCTGGCCGAAGTGGATTTGCAGCAGGATAATTTACGCCTCTATCGCCTGCCTGCCGGGCGCGGTTTTGCGGTGCGCGAACACGGCCAATTCCGCGCCACCGATTTTCAGGCGCCGCTGGTAATATAATACGTGAACCGACTTCCCCAGCCTGCCGGCGCGCGAACCGGCAGCGCCCATCCCTCCCCGCACCCTTTCGCGCACAGCCAAGTGATTGATTTGCAATGGAATTTTTAACCACCGCCAACACCAATGCGATTTTCTGCCGGACAAGCGGGAGGTTCGCGCAAACGGGGCTAAAATGCCAGGTAATTCAAGCGCTTGCGCTTGAAGAGCAGCGCCCGGGCTTCGGCTCGGGCGAGGATTGAAACGGCGACCCTGTAGCGCCAGTTGCGGCCGCCCAGTGGCAGCGCCCGGGCTTCGGCTCGGGCGAGGATTGAAACGGCTTGGGCGCCATGATTCGCGCGCGGCTTGACGCAGCGCCCGGGCTTCGGCTCGGGCGAGGATTGAAACATTGCGGAAGTTGTATAATACCATTGATCAGTGAGCAGCGCCCGGGCTTCGGCTCGGGCGAGGATTGAAACACCGTTTTGTCGTAGGTTCTGAAGATGAATTAAGGCAGCGCCCGGGCTTCGGCTCGGGCGAGGATTGAAACCCCACCTCTGAGATGGTGCAGTAACAGGATAAGGCAGCGCCCGGGCTTCGGCTCGGGCGAGGATTGAAACTCCAGTTATTTCAGCTGGGAATGGACTGACAAAGCAGCGCCCGGGCTTCGGCTCGGGCGAGGATTGAAACTTCGATTTCGAGTTGATAAATATCGCTCAATGTCGCAGCGCCCGGGCTTCGGCTCGGGCGAGGATTGAAACTCAATCAATATGTAACCGGTGCCAGCGCTGCCGGCAGCGCCCGGGCTTCGGCTCGGGCGAGGATTGAAACTTCTCTTCGCTCAGCCGCTCGCTGTCCTCTAGTGCAGCGCCCGGGCTTCGGCTCGGGCGAGGATTGAAACATTTTGCACCTTAAAATAATGCGCCGGCAATATTACGCAGCGCCCGGGCTTCGGCTCGGGCGAGGATTGAAACGTCCGCCGCACTGCGCGGCAGTTTGCCGATTAAGGCAGCGCCCGGGCTTCGGCTCGGGCGAGGATTGAAACCTACACTTTCCCCCCCTGTTAGCAAGGGGGGGGCGCGCAGCGCCCGGGCTTCGGCTCGGGCGAGGATTGAAACATCAGTATAGGAATCAGATTTAGAGCGAGTCATGCAGCGCCCGGGCTTCGGCTCGGGCGAGGATTGAAACATTGATGCTATCCACTTTACTGCCATCCCCCTTTTGCAGCGCCCGGGCTTCGGCTCGGGCGAGGATTGAAACAATTTGGCCACGGGAGACACTGCCAGCACGGCAAGCAGCGCCCGGGCTTCGGCTCGGGCGAGGATTGAAACCAGTGATACCGAACGAGAAATCAATGGCAGATGCGCAGCGCCCGGGCTTCGGCTCGGGCGAGGATTGAAACAACTTGATTCAAGAGCTGTCGCAGAGCTTCGTTGCAGCGCCCGGGCTTCGGCTCGGGCGAGGATTGAAACAGATCCTCTTGCCGCATCATCTGCTGGATGCGCGCAGCGCCCGGGCTTCGGCTCGGGCGAGGATTGAAACAATACGCAGCCGGTTAAAGACTTTGGGGACGCATTGCAGCGCCCGGGCTTCGGCTCGGGCGAGGATTGAAACTGTTGATCATTTACCAATCAACCCCTTGATTTTGCAGCGCCCGGGCTTCGGCTCGGGCGAGGATTGAAACAAATGGGCGGCTTGCTCCATCGCGGTACTGTGGTGCAGCGCCCGGGCTTCGGCTCGGGCGAGGATTGAAACAGGAAAAATGGATAGAACAGAAGTACAACTCCTGCAGCGCCCGGGCTTCGGCTCGGGCGAGGATTGAAACGGCGCTAAAATGCCTGCGGCGCTATCCCCAGAGCAGCGCCCGGGCTTCGGCTCGGGCGAGGATTGAAACCGGATTTAACCTGCGCATTCCAAAAATTCAAGCCTGCAGCGCCCGGGCTTCGGCTCGGGCGAGGATTGAAACAAGAATATTAACTTGCTTACCCATTAAATTTATTTCGCAGCGCCCGGGCTTCGGCTCGGGCGAGGATTGAAACTGCAAAGATGTTCGCATTAGTCCAGCTGCAAGATGCAGCGCCCGGGCTTCGGCTCGGGCGAGGATTGAAACCCCGCTGAAATAACGGGAGAAGGGTTAATGATTTGGCAGCGCCCGGGCTTCGGCTCGGGCGAGGATTGAAACACGCGTGGAATTTGCGGCGCATAATTCTTGCGAGGCAGCGCCCGGGCTTCGGCTCGGGCGAGGATTGAAACATTTTACCGGAGATAAGGCCGCATCAAAAAGCTTGCAGCGCCCGGGCTTCGGCTCGGGCGAGGATTGAAACAGATCAACCAAAATTGCACTGCGCAATGTTGCCAACGCAGCGCCCGGGCTTCGGCTCGGGCGAGGATTGAAACTAAGGCTGTACCGTCTGTAAATCCGTAATTTACAGCAGCGCCCGGGCTTCGGCTCGGGCGAGGATTGAAACACCCCTGATCCCGGCTGGGCGCGTCGCATTGAGCGCAGCGCCCGGGCTTCGGCTCGGGCGAGGATTGAAACTCCGCACAGTTCCAAACCGCGTTTGATGCTGCCCAAGCAGCGCCCGGGCTTCGGCTCGGGCGAGGATTGAAACGAGCAACGCCATTTGCGAACAGCAAATTGCTGGGGCAGCGCCCGGGCTTCGGCTCGGGCGAGGATTGAAACGCCAACGGCAGCACCTGGCAGTTGGTCGGCTCTGGCAGCGCCCGGGCTTCGGCTCGGGCGAGGATTGAAACAATCTGAGCGTAAAAATAAATTCGCTTTCAGTGAGCAGCGCCCGGGCTTCGGCTCGGGCGAGGATTGAAACGGCGTCAACCGTTTTACGGGAAATGAACCTGCTTTGCAGCGCCCGGGCTTCGGCTCGGGCGAGGATTGAAACCGAAACAATTAACATCTTTTTCCAAAGATGCTATGCAGCGCCCGGGCTTCGGCTCGGGCGAGGATTGAAACATCAAATGATATGACGAATCCGCCAATTCTTTTTGCAGCGCCCGGGCTTCGGCTCGGGCGAGGATTGAAACATTGCTGACGTTTTTCAGCATGGCAAATGCAACGTGCAGCGCCCGGGCTTCGGCTCGGGCGAGGATTGAAACCTGAAAACCTAAATATGGAGCGCATCATGGCAGAGCAGCGCCCGGGCTTCGGCTCGGGCGAGGATTGAAACAAAAAAACCGACAATAAAGAGGGTGAAAAACGAGCAGCGCCCGGGCTTCGGCTCGGGCGAGGATTGAAACACGTCTGCATCAGGCGCGGATGTCAGCCGCCTGAGGCAGCGCCCGGGCTTCGGCTCGGGCGAGGATTGAAACTATGTTTCCGTCAAGGCGAAAAACTGAGACCTGATGCAGCGCCCGGGCTTCGGCTCGGGCGAGGATTGAAACAGTGTTTCGTTATGAGAACCGCTTGCGCGGCTGTGGCAGCGCCCGGGCTTCGGCTCGGGCGAGGATTGAAACGTAGTCTGCATATTTCTCGACCAAGTGCGCCACCAGCAGCGCCCGGGCTTCGGCTCGGGCGAGGATTGAAACAGCAAGAGCTTTTTTCAATTGCGCCATGCCCTGCGGCAGCGCCCGGGCTTCGGCTCGGGCGAGGATTGAAACAGGATATTCCGCATATTATGGTTGTCGCAGATACGCAGCGCCCGGGCTTCGGCTCGGGCGAGGATTGAAACGACAAAGACAAGTGCGGGCGCGGCCTGGATGCGCTGCAGCGCCCGGGCTTCGGCTCGGGCGAGGATTGAAACTCGTGACATTCACAGGTGGGGCAGCCGGCGGCGGGCAGCGCCCGGGCTTCGACTCGGGCGAGGATTGAAACACAATCAACAAGGCTTACTCGGCGGTATCGGTGGCAGCGCCCGGGCTTCGGCTCGGGCGAGGATTGAAACAGCGACCTCTCTGATGCTTGGTCGAACGTCATGGCAGCGCCCGGGCTTCGGCTCGGGCGAGGATTGAAACAGCGGCATACTTGCGGAATGCGCCTATCATTGTTGCAGTGCCCGGGCTTCGGCTCGGGCGAGGATTGAAACAGATGTCGAGTGCGCTGTGTGATTTCTTTGGACGGCAGCGCCCGGGCTTCGGTTCGGGCGAGGATTGAAACATCAGTTGAGCTTTTCGCCGCCATTTGCCTCAAGCAGCGCCCGGGCTTCGGCTCGGGCGAGGATTGAAACGTCTCCGGGCCTCCGTATTCGGGTTCCAGTGCGTTGCAGCGCCCGGGCTTCGGCTTGGGCGAGGATTGAAACGTGGACAGCGTAAAAATAGGTGCCTCCATGCTGACGCCGCAGCGCCCGGGCTTCGGCTCGGGCGAGGATTGAAACGCCTGATTTGCCAGTTGATCAAGGCCGCCTGCCAGGCAGCGCCCGGGCTTCGGCTCGGGCGAGGATTGAAACCGATAAATACACTGGCGCTGTATATAATCCGCCGTCGCAGCGCCCGGGCTTCGGCTCGGGCGAGGATTGAAACAAACCATACAATTTGCAGCTGCGCGCCACGCAGGGCAGCGCCCGGGCATCGGCTCGGGCGAGGATTGAAACCCTTTACTGTCGCTCGGCAGGATCGGGGTGTCGGCGGCAGCGCCCGTGCTTCGGTGCTGCTGGATGAGCAAACGTGCTGCGGCAAACGCTGTAAAACGGAACTGCGCCCCACTTCGCATATCAGGCCGGATTGGCGGCGCCAGGGCTGAATAGAGACTTTTTCAGCCAGATCGCGGCAACTGCCGCCGCCCGGGATTATCATGGCGGCTGGCGTCTATTCTTTTTCACACCATGTCCAACAGCTACTCCCAGCAACTGCGTCACGCCAGCTTGCCAACTGATTTCCGCCTGCAGGCGCAAACCTGTTTTGGCGAGGCCATCCGCTTTAGCGCCAGCGCCTGCGCCCAATATGCGCACGACGAATCGCGCATAGGCGTGATGCCGCCGCAAGCGGTGCTCAAGGCGCGCAATAAAGAAGACATCAGCGCCCTGCTCGCCTTATGCCATCAATATCATGTGCCGGTCGTGGCGCGCGGAGCCGGCAGTTCGATTGAAGGCCATATTCTGGCGCTGCAAGGCGGCGTGGCGCTGGATCTGTCGGATATGAACCAGATCCTCGCGATTCATGCCGGGGATTTTTGCGCCACGGTGCAGCCAGGCGTGACGCGCAAGCAATTGAATGAGGCGCTGCGGGATACCGGCTTGTTTTTCCCGGTCGATCCAGGGGCCGACGCCAGCCTGGGCGGCATGTGCGCCACACGCGCCTCCGGCACCACCACGGTGCGTTATGGCGCGATGCGGGAAAATGTGCTGGCGCTGGAAGCTGTGCTGGCGGATGGGCGCATCATGCGCTGCGGCTGTCTGGCGCGCAAAGCCTCAACCGGCTATGACCTGAGCCATTTGCTGATCGGCAGCGAAGGCACGCTGGGCGTGATCAGCGAAATCAGCGTCAAGCTGTGGCCGCAACCGGAGGCGCTGGCGGTGGCGCTGGCGTCCTACGCCGACACCAAGAGCGCGGTGGAAACCGTGGCCAACGCCCTGGCCTGCGGCTTGCAACTGGCGCGCATCGAATTTCTTGACCGCCAAAGCGTGCAAGCCGTCAACCGGCATGCCGGGCTGGGCTTGCCGGAACAGGCCATGCTGATTATGGAGTTGCACGGCAGCCCGGCCAGCTTGCAAGAACAGGTCGATACGCTGCGCCAGCTGTGCGCAGCTCAGGACTGCAGCCACTTTGAAGCCGGCTATGATCTGGCGCAGCGCAACCGGCTGTGGGC includes:
- the cas7c gene encoding type I-C CRISPR-associated protein Cas7/Csd2, which produces MSNLITRRYDFVFLFDVKDGNPNGDPDADNHPRTDPQTGEGLVTDVSLKRKIRNFVGLLKGCNAPHDIYVKEKAVLNQIHERAYAAIGVKDDAKEDVKEKKRKGGGDDVDNARKWMCQNFYDVRTFGAVMSTGVNAGQVRGPVQLTFARSIDPIECLDHSITRMAIASEKEAEKQEGENRTMGRKSTVSYGLYRSHGFVSSFLARQTGFSQDDLDLLWQSLQYMFEHDRSAARGEMNTRGLYVFEHESELGNAHAHRLFERIKIELAEGKHEARNFADYVVSVNEADLPPGVRLIRFE
- the cas4 gene encoding CRISPR-associated protein Cas4, with protein sequence MSDNLFPAPPLPPEAAEPLMLSALQHYAYCPRQCALIHIEQAFAENVHTLRGQAAHRLADIPGAEKRPGVRIERALPVWSETLGISGRCDVVEFLADGTPYPVEYKHGARRDKLHDDIQLAAQALCLEEMFGKPVPQGAIYHASSKRRRVVEISPDLRAQTRDTIEAVRAMLQAGVIPAPQYDARCKECSLQHICQPQMQSASARRQSLRAALFDVEKE
- the cas1c gene encoding type I-C CRISPR-associated endonuclease Cas1c — translated: MQTLLNTLYVTSPEAYLKLENDTVRIEIEREKRLQVPLHHLSGVVCFGHTMLSPALMHRLAQEGKSLVLLDEAGRFQARLEGPCSGNILLRQAQFTRAQDAAVCLQLAQAMIAGKIRNARQVLLRAARENPDSQERADLERAAADLAASLRALAAAQEVEQVRGIEGEAARQYFACMNLLIKPAMRTQFQFAGRNRRPPRDALNALLSFLYSMLMNDCRSALEAVGLDVQQGFLHAVRPGRAALALDLMEEFRAVLADRLALTLINRGQLKGTDFIQREGGAVSLEGDARRLVVTAYQERKQEMLQHPVLEQQTAIGLLPMLQARLLARAVRGEALDYVPFLWK
- the cas2 gene encoding CRISPR-associated endonuclease Cas2, encoding MLTLVTYDVNTETKEGRRRLRRVAKVCESVGQRVQLSVFECQVDQAGFEELERRLLAEVDLQQDNLRLYRLPAGRGFAVREHGQFRATDFQAPLVI
- a CDS encoding FAD-linked oxidase C-terminal domain-containing protein, whose product is MSNSYSQQLRHASLPTDFRLQAQTCFGEAIRFSASACAQYAHDESRIGVMPPQAVLKARNKEDISALLALCHQYHVPVVARGAGSSIEGHILALQGGVALDLSDMNQILAIHAGDFCATVQPGVTRKQLNEALRDTGLFFPVDPGADASLGGMCATRASGTTTVRYGAMRENVLALEAVLADGRIMRCGCLARKASTGYDLSHLLIGSEGTLGVISEISVKLWPQPEALAVALASYADTKSAVETVANALACGLQLARIEFLDRQSVQAVNRHAGLGLPEQAMLIMELHGSPASLQEQVDTLRQLCAAQDCSHFEAGYDLAQRNRLWAARHQAYFSLLQMRPGARAITTDACVPLSQLAQIICQSEADCLAAGLPFAILGHVGDGNFHLLLLIDEANPHELALAESLNENIVQRALAAGGACSGEHGIGLHKIRFMQAQHGAVALDIMRSIKHSLDPHNIMNPGKMLPPA